A single Vigna radiata var. radiata cultivar VC1973A chromosome 8, Vradiata_ver6, whole genome shotgun sequence DNA region contains:
- the LOC106771726 gene encoding uncharacterized protein LOC106771726: MQLDLILVSPPKRKKKTCFNQGGETMDHFRFNKTLLLIGALSCLLLSTVASARQLLAAPVPPELTQFCSGTDNPSLCVDTIAPFLSGSFDPVKALEGEITATLQKASEIAASISKQLEDPTTAKNALDALNICKSQYDDMLDSIKESLNLVAQMNVADAYNKMSAVISYKSSCDDAYTESPGVEMPFRQEATTLFELSGNCVTVLETIVNSHKV; this comes from the coding sequence ATGCAACTCGATTTGATCCTTGTCTCTCCTCCGAAACGCAAGAAGAAGACGTGCTTCAATCAAGGAGGAGAGACAATGGATCATTTCAGATTCAACAAAACCCTTCTCCTCATCGGAGCACTCTCTTGCCTCCTCCTATCCACCGTCGCCTCCGCCCGTCAACTTCTAGCCGCACCTGTCCCCCCTGAGCTTACACAATTCTGCAGCGGCACCGATAACCCATCCCTATGTGTCGATACCATCGCCCCCTTCCTATCTGGTTCCTTCGACCCCGTCAAAGCACTGGAGGGAGAGATCACCGCCACCCTCCAGAAGGCCAGCGAGATCGCTGCTTCCATCTCTAAGCAACTGGAAGATCCCACCACCGCCAAGAACGCCTTGGACGCGCTCAACATCTGCAAGTCTCAGTACGATGACATGTTGGACAGCATAAAGGAGTCTCTGAATCTGGTGGCTCAGATGAACGTGGCGGATGCTTATAACAAAATGAGCGCCGTGATTTCCTACAAATCCAGCTGCGACGACGCTTACACCGAGTCTCCCGGCGTCGAAATGCCCTTCCGCCAGGAAGCCACCACGCTCTTCGAGTTGAGTGGCAATTGCGTCACCGTCCTGGAAACCATCGTTAACAGTCACAAGGTGTAA